The genomic window AGGTATAAGTTCAAGGACTTTTTCCACCAGGAGCTCCGTTTCCGGTCTCGGGACGAGAATACCACCCTTAACCTTAAAGGTCCTTCCGTAAAAGTCCCATTCCCCTATGATATGTGCTACCGAAACACCTTCCTGCCTTATTTTTATAAGCTCCGTGAATTTCCTCTCTATATCCGGAGGTGTTTCTTCCTCAAATATTAGGGGAAGTTCACCTGGCTTTCTCTTGAGAAGGTGTGCCAGTATCAGTTCCCCGTCTCTCCTGAGCTCCACCGGAAGGCTTAGCAGGAGCTGTCTTACCTTCATTTAACTCCTTTTCCAGGATAGAACCCTTCTCACCCTTAGGTACTATGGAAAGCAGTACGGCTAGGACAAGGAATATTCCACCAAGCCAGTAAGTCGCCTTAGTGAGTATGGTATCCACACCGCCGGCTCCGAATATGGATTGT from Hydrogenivirga caldilitoris includes these protein-coding regions:
- the secG gene encoding preprotein translocase subunit SecG, translating into MYYALLTLFVIVAVLLIILALLQKGRGDVGAAFGGGMGQSIFGAGGVDTILTKATYWLGGIFLVLAVLLSIVPKGEKGSILEKELNEGKTAPAKPSGGAQERRGTDTGTPSQEKAR